In one window of Geotrypetes seraphini chromosome 3, aGeoSer1.1, whole genome shotgun sequence DNA:
- the LOC117356647 gene encoding keratin, type II cytoskeletal 4-like — translation MMSQGQIQGRQTFGSRSVAGGSMRGHVVGGAKGFSACSAGGGGGGGGGKGKISFGSSSRSGMSSRSIFNLGGNKSTIICTGSSSSRGAMAGGGAGFGGGAGFGGGAGFGGMAGAGAGGMAGAGFGAGAGFGVGGFPGGAPGAGRQVPGGPGFPVCPPGGIQQVTINQSLLTPLNLDFDPSITKLRTEEKEQIKALNTQFAKYLLKVQLLEQENKVLETKWMLLEKYNQKTGTKKDDIEPIFQKYISSMDKEIDRIGRDKRQLETELTTWQKKVEENKKLYEDEINKRTAAENDFVVLKTDVDKLYMKKVELESKCKGYEDDIEFLSHLYQMTSQEAGGSMSDTSVILSMNNNRNLDLDDIIADVKGQYDMIAALNSENMKAKYDNKFKQLQDAAGQHGEHLKSSKNEISEMNRNMQRVKAEIEKVKKQIETLKTALAESEKKGEAALNDARKKLADLQAALQKAKEDLAHHQKEFSDALSKKLALDTEIAVYKKILELEEKRMCGEILTNVSVSVVSGSSSLLAGGSGGMMGGGTAMMGGGGGGMIGGGGGGMFVGGSSSYGGGGSGSYGGGSGSYGGGSGSYGGGGSGNYGGGSSTFGGQASSSRVYSQGASYSSSSSTKK, via the exons ATGATGAGTCAGGGTCAGATTCAGGGGAGACAGACATTTGGTAGTAGAAGTGTAGCTGGAGGAAGCATGAGAGGCCATGTTGTTGGAGGCGCCAAAGGCTTTAGTGCTTGCTCTGCtggtggaggtggaggtggaggagGCGGCAAGGGAAAAATCAGCTTTGGTTCTAGTTCTCGATCTGGCATGTCCAGCAGAAGCATATTTAATTTAGGTGGAAATAAAAGCACTATCATCTGCACAGGCTCAAGCAGTTCTAGAGGTGCAATGGCTGGTGGAGGTGCCGGTTTTGGTGGAGGCGCAGGCTTTGGCGGAGGCGCAGGCTTTGGCGGAATGGCAGGCGCAGGTGCAGGCGGAATGGCAGGCGCAGGCTTTGGTGCAGGCGCAGGCTTTGGTGTAGGAGGCTTTCCTGGTGGAGCACCAGGTGCTGggagacaagttcctggtggtcCTGGCTTTCCTGTGTGTCCACCCGGTGGAATTCAGCAAGTAACCATCAATCAAAGTCTCCTAACACCACTGAATCTGGATTTCGATCCAAGCATCACAAAACTGCGTACAGAAGAGAAGGAGCAGATTAAGGCGCTGAACACCCAATTTGCTAAATATCTTCTCAAG GTTCAACTCCTCGAGCAAGAGAATAAAGTGCTGGAGACAAAGTGGATGTTGTTAGAAAAATACAATCAGAAAACTGGCACAAAAAAGGACGATATCGAGCCCatctttcaaaaatatattagcAGCATGGACAAGGAGATCGACAGAATAGGACGTGACAAAAGACAACTTGAAACAGAACTGACGACCTGGCAAAAGAAGGTTGAAGAGAATAAGAAATT GTATGAAGATGAAATCAACAAGCGTACAGCCGCAGAGAATGACTTTGTGGTTCTCAAGACG gACGTGGATAAATTATACATGAAGAAAGTAGAGTTGGAGAGCAAGTGCAAAGGTTATGAGGATGACATCGAATTCCTGAGCCACCTCTATCAAATG ACATCACAGGAAGCTGGCGGATCAATGTCAGACACCTCGGTCATCCTGTCTATGAACAATAACCGAAACCTGGACCTGGACGATATCATCGCGGATGTGAAAGGACAGTATGATATGATTGCTGCCTTGAACAGCGAAAACATGAAGGCTAAATATGATAACAAG TTCAAACAATTGCAGGATGCAGCTGGCCAGCATGGAGAGCATCTGAAATCTTCCAAGAATGAGATTTCAGAAATGAACCGCAATATGCAGAGGGTGAAGGCTGAGATTGAAAAAGTGAAGAAACAG atcgAGACACTCAAAACTGCATTGGCCGAGTCCGAGAAAAAAGGGGAAGCTGCCCTGAACGATGCTAGGAAAAAACTGGCTGATCTGCAGGCTGCCCTTCAGAAGGCTAAGGAAGACTTGGCCCACCACCAGAAGGAGTTCAGCGATGCACTGAGCAAGAAGCTGGCCCTGGATACTGAAATTGCCGTTTACAAAAAAATACTGGAATTAGAGGAAAAGAG GATGTGTGGAGAAATTCTCACCAATGTGAGCGTCT CGGTGGTCAGTGGAAGCAGTTCGCTTTTAGCAGGAGGAAGCGGTGGCATGATGGGAGGAGGAACTGCCAtgatgggaggaggaggaggcggcatgattggaggaggaggaggcggcaTGTTCGTAGGAGGAAGTAGCAgttatggaggaggaggaagtggcAGTTATGGAGGAGGAAGTGGCAGTTATGGAGGAGGAAGTGGCAgttatggaggaggaggaagtggcAATTATGGAGGAGGAAGCAGTACCTTTGGAGGACAAGCATCATCAAGTAGAGTATATAGCCAAGGAGCTAGTTACTCCTCCTCATCTTCCACAAAGAAATAA